In the Streptomyces sp. NBC_00193 genome, GGCGCCCGGGCCGCTCTCGGTGCCCGGGATGTCCCTCTGCCGCGGTACGGGTACGGGCATCGTCTCCGGTTCCTTCCCGCCCCCTCGGGGGTTCGCTCGTCCGGCGACCCTAGCCGCGGGACGAGGGAAGCGGAATGGCGGGTCCGGTGCGGGGCTCCGGCATATGCCGTTATCGGGTGGGAAAGTCCGCGTCGACGAATGACCAACGTCACGGCGCGGGGGTACGGCGTCCCGCCCACCGAGACGTACCGCCGTCGAGTGCGGGCCGTCCCGCAGGACGGGCGGTCACGGTGAGCGAGCCACCGCTCCGCATGCGGTGGCCATCCGGCCGGCTGCTACGCGTCCGGCCGGACCACGGCCTTGATCGGCATGGAGCCCGCGCCCGCCATGGTGACGTTGCGGCCGGGGCGGGGGGCGTGGATCATCGCGCCGCCCCCGACGTACATCCCGACGTGGCTCGCGTCGTCGAAGTAGATGATCAGGTCGCCCGGCCGCATGTCCTTGACCGCGACCTTCGGCAGCCGCAGCTGCTCCTGCGAGGTGCGCGGGATCCGCTTGCCCGCCGCGAGCCAGGCCTGCGAGGTCAGCCCGGAGCAGTCGAACGAACCGGGTCCCTCCGCGCCCCACACGTACGGCTTCCCCATCTGGGCGGTCGCGAACTGCACGGCCCGCGTGCCCGCGTCGGTGGCCGCGGCGCCCGTGGAGCCGGTCATCCCGCCATTGGACAGCCAGTCGTTCTGCGCCTTGCGCTGCGCTTCGGCTTCGAGCTCCAGCAGCCGGGCCTTCTGCTCGGCCTCCAGCTTGCTCTCGAGCTCCTCCGCGGCCTTGATCTTCTCCTCGACCTGCTTCTTCGCGGCCTCCTGCTTGACCCGGTTGGCCTCCAGGGTCTCCCAGTGCGCGCTCGCGTCCCGCGCGTACTGCTGCAAGTCGGTCTGCGTGCGGTTCAGTTCGGAGAGCAGGTCCGAGGTGGCCTTCTCGCCCTGGCGCAGCCGGTCGTTGCCGTCCAGGAACTGCGTCGGGTCGTTGCTCAGGGCCAGTTGCGCGCCGGGCGGCAGCCCGCCCGAGCGGTACTGGGCGCGGGCGGCGGCGCCCGCGCGGCCCTTCAGGGCGGTGATGCGGTCCTGGCCCGCGAGGACCAGGTTGGCGATCTCCACGATCTTGTCGGACTGCGTCTTGGTCTCGCTCTCGGCGAGGTTGAAGGCGTCCGTGGCCGTGCCGGCTTCGCGGTAGAGGCCCTCTATTTCCTTGCGGACCTGCTCCAGGGACTTGCCCTGCTGGGGCTCCGGCGCCGCGAACGCGGTGCCGGCCAGTGCGCCGGGCGCGGACAGCAGCGCCATCGCGCAGAGCAGAGTGAGGGCGATCGAACCCCGTCGTCGTTTCCTCATGGTCCCCCCAGACACCGGATTGATTAATCGTCAGTAACTTGTGATTGCCTTCGGGATGGTGCCATGAGTCGGTGAATTCCAACACCCTTGTGGATATCCATCCGATGCGTCCCGATCGCCCCCGCGGCCCCCCTGACCCCGGCGGCAACCGTCACCCCGAAGGCCTCAACGCTTCCCACCGCACCGTGAGTTCCCCCTGACGCCACCGCACCGGCCCGTCCGCCAGCGGCCAGTCGCCCGCCAGCGCCCGCGCCGTCCGGATCCAGCGCTGCCGTGCACCGTAGGAGGCGTACGGGGCCGCCGCCGCCCACGCCCGGTCGAAGTCGCGCAGGAACGCGTGCACCGGCTCGCCCGGCACGTTGCGGTGGATCAGCGCCTTCGGCAGCCGCTCCGCCAGGTCGGAGGGGCGCTCCAGGGAGCCCAGGCGGGTCGCGAAGGTCACCGTGCGCGCCCCTTCGGGCCCGAGCGCGACCCACACGTGCCGCCGCCCGATCTCGTCGCAGGTCCCCTCCACCAGCAGCCCGTCGGGAGCCAGCCGGGAACACAGTCGTTCCCACACCGCCTCGACCTGCTCCTCGTCGTACTGGCGCAGCACGTTCGCCGCCCGGATCAGCGCCGGCCGCACCCCGCCGTCCAGCGGCACCTCGAAGCCGCCGTGCCGGAAGCTCAGGCCCTCCCGCTCGTACGGCTTGGCGCCCGCCACCCGGGCCGGTTCGATCTCGATGCCGACCACCCGCACCCGCGGGGCCGCCTCCCGCAGCCGTGCCAGCAGCTCCACCGCGGTCCAGGGCGCGGCCCCGTAGCCGAGGTCCACCGCGACCGGCTCGTCCGCGCGCCGCAGCGCCGCCCCGTGCGTCGCCGCGATCCAGCGGTCCATGCGGCGCAGGCGGTTCGGGTTCGTCGTCCCGCGGGTCACCGTGCCGACGGGGCGACGAGGGGGAGGGGTGGAGCGGGAAGCCATGTGCAGAGAGTAAGCGGAGCGCTCCCGCGCGATAAAAATCCGGCACGGGGGCAGGAAAACCGCCCGTCCCGGAATGCGCGGGACGGCCGTTCGGGTTGCACTCCTAGAAGAGCGCGACAGCGCTCTCCGCGTCATGCCGTCCGAGCGAGAGGAACTGCTCCCTTGAGCCAGTACGTGTCCCGCATCGGCGGCAGCATCGGCGGCCGGTTCGCCGCGGCCCGCTCCGGCACCCGCCACGAGCCGCCCCGCCTGCGCCTGCCCGCGGCCGTCGGCGGTCACCGCAAGCCGCGCCGGGTCGCCATGCTCAGCGTGCACACCTCACCGCTGCACCAGCCCGGCACCGGCGACGCCGGCGGGATGAACGTCTACAT is a window encoding:
- a CDS encoding C40 family peptidase, whose protein sequence is MRKRRRGSIALTLLCAMALLSAPGALAGTAFAAPEPQQGKSLEQVRKEIEGLYREAGTATDAFNLAESETKTQSDKIVEIANLVLAGQDRITALKGRAGAAARAQYRSGGLPPGAQLALSNDPTQFLDGNDRLRQGEKATSDLLSELNRTQTDLQQYARDASAHWETLEANRVKQEAAKKQVEEKIKAAEELESKLEAEQKARLLELEAEAQRKAQNDWLSNGGMTGSTGAAATDAGTRAVQFATAQMGKPYVWGAEGPGSFDCSGLTSQAWLAAGKRIPRTSQEQLRLPKVAVKDMRPGDLIIYFDDASHVGMYVGGGAMIHAPRPGRNVTMAGAGSMPIKAVVRPDA
- a CDS encoding class I SAM-dependent methyltransferase; its protein translation is MASRSTPPPRRPVGTVTRGTTNPNRLRRMDRWIAATHGAALRRADEPVAVDLGYGAAPWTAVELLARLREAAPRVRVVGIEIEPARVAGAKPYEREGLSFRHGGFEVPLDGGVRPALIRAANVLRQYDEEQVEAVWERLCSRLAPDGLLVEGTCDEIGRRHVWVALGPEGARTVTFATRLGSLERPSDLAERLPKALIHRNVPGEPVHAFLRDFDRAWAAAAPYASYGARQRWIRTARALAGDWPLADGPVRWRQGELTVRWEALRPSG